The window CTCATAGCCGAGTTCGTGAAGGTAGTCGTTCGAACACCGCTTGCTCGTGAGGATACGACGTCGGGCCGCCTCCGAGAGGTCACCCGCGTCGAGTCGTTCCTGTTTCGTTCGTTTTTCGGGACGCGGGACGCCGCACTCGTCGGCCAACCAATCGGCGAACTCGTGTTTCGAGACGGGTTCGTCGTCGACGACGAGGACCGTGTCGTCGCGTGCACGGTCGGTTTCGAGGAGGTACGCGACGGTACCAGCGGCGTCGTCGCGGTGGACCATGTTGAGATACCCCTCCGTGACTGGACCGTCGAGATATCGTTCGAGGCGGTAGCGGTCAGGTCCGTAGAGACCCGCGAACCGCGCGACTGTGCCGTCGAGCCCCCGTTCGGCGGCGTACTCGCGGGCGACACGTTCCGCTTCGGCCAAGACGCGCGTCTTGTCCGTGGTCGGGTCAAGCGGCGTCGACTCGTCGACGAAGGCTCCGTCGTGGTCGCCATAGACGCCCGTACTCGACGTGTAGACGAGACGCTCCGGCGGGTCGTCGCGAGCGGTGAAGTGGTCGATAGCAGTCCGCAGACCGTCGACGAAGATGGTGCGCGCGGCGTCGGCCCCCCGACCACCGGAACTCGCCGCGAAGACGACGTGGTCGACGTCAGGAATCGCCGCGAGACTCGCTTCGTCGGTCACGTCGGCACGCACCGCTTCAGCACCCGTGTCGGCGACGGCGTCGAGGCCCGCTTCAGAGCGTCGAACGCCCCACACGTCGTGCCCGTCGACGACAAGTTGCCGTGCGAGTTGGAGGCCGACGTATCCGCACCCGAGGATGGCGACCCTCATCGCTCGTTTCGGACGGCGATGGCGTGGTGGATGGCGGCGAGTTCGGAGAGCGTCGCCGCAGTTCGGCCCTCGATGGCCTGTTGAATCTCTTGGCCCGAGAGGTCGAGGTCGACTTCGGCGGCGAGTGTGTCCACGTCGAGGATACCGGTGGTCATGCCCATGAGGAGGTGGTCGCGGAACTCCCACGCGATGGCGTCGGCGTCCGGGTTGCCGTCGGTGAGTGCGAGAATCGAGGCGGCCTGTTCGAGCGTCAACTCCAACACGCCGTTCGAGAGGATATCTTCGGAGACGTCGGCAACGTCCGCGGCGGCGTCTACGCCAGCGGCATCGACTGCGGCACGGACTTCGTCCTCGTAGGCGGCCCGAAGTTCGTCGGGCGACACGGTGCCGGGTCGCGCTACGGCGTCGTACAACATATACCGAGGATTGGGTAGTCGGGCGGCAAAACGGTTGTCACTCGGCACGAGTTCGCCGGTAACGGCGGTGGTGTGCCGTCATCGGCTACGGCAGTCGTCGCGTCCTCACGACGCCCGACAGTCGGCAGCGACGGTGCATCCCGGTCCGCCGTCCCACCCCGCAGAGCGTTCGTCAGCGTCACCGTCTACGTCGCCCACGCCGATTCCCGACGGTGGGACAGCGACGACGATAGCCGTCTCCACGTCGAAGGCGACACGTTCGCCGCGACCGACTGTCTCCCGCGCCCCGTCTTCGTCCCAATCGAGTGCGACGACGGACCCATCGCGGGCGTAGGTCAGCGACTCGGTTTCGCCGCCGCGGGCGTGGACGCGGAACTGTGCGAACTCGCCAGCGACTGCGACGTCCCACACGTTGACCGTCGCGTACCAGTATCCGGGGACGGGAGCGACTGGCATCCCGGCCGGGACGCGGCGGAACGACCGGTCGAATCGCGCATCCAGCGTGTCGTCGAGACGCTTCTCGACGGCGTCTTCAGTCTCGTTCCTCACCACGTCAGTCGCCGCGGAGGCGATGGCGTCCTGTCGGACGGTCCGCGTCGATTCGACGGTTCGGTTCGTGAGTCGTTGTGGAACTGTCGTCGACCGACTCCGGCGGACAGACCGGAAGGCGTCGTCGAGACGGAGTTCGAGGAGGTCCGCTTCGACAGTTCCCGGTGCAGTTGCCGACACGGCGATAGCACGTGCGGCGGACCCGTTCGTAACCGCTAGCGCTCTGTGTTCCGGGTCGTCCCATCGGCCGAGCGTCGATTCCAGTACCCGCTGTCGTTCGGTGACGCCGAGGTCGGTGTGCTGGGTGAGCGTGTCGCGGGCCGCTTCTTCGGCCGGAACCGTCGCCCGGACGACGGCGAGTTCGAGTGTATCGCGGCGTTCACGGAGGGTCTCGTCCGTTCCGTTCGACACCGCCAACGTATCGTCAGCAGCGAGAAGTGCGTGGGCCGCAACTCGAAGGGAGACGCGACGACGAGCGCCGAAGACGGGTTCGAGAACGGTGTCTGTCGCATCCCCGTAGGGGACGGTGAACAGGTTGGTGTTGCGGGCGACGAGGGGGTGGTACGTCCCTGCGCGGTCGACAGTCGGAACGGCGGACCCCGAGAGTCCGCCGAGCGAGAGGTACATCGGGTCCGCGTCGGGAACGAACCGGACACCATCAGGACGACTGGTCTGCTGTGCCGGTCGCGTCGTCCCCAGAACCTGTCGAGCAGTCCGTTCGGCAGCGACTGCCGCCGAGAGCGACCCGACGTTCGCATCCTGTGCCGCCTCGTCTGCCGCGCCAGTCGCGGCGGCGGTTTGATTGGCGCGGTGGTCGAGTTCCACCAGCACGCGGTCCAGATACGCGGCGCGAACCGCGACGCGTGCCCTGTCGGCGACGCCGTCGTAGGCGGCGGGTGCATCGACGAGTTCGCCCCGGTCGGAACGGAGGTCCGCGGCGAGTTCCGCCGCGGGGTTCACCTCACCGGCGGCGACGGCGCGGGCCGAGACGGTTCGACTTCGGTTGCGGACTCGCTGGTGGAGACTGACGAGGTCGGCGCGAATCCACGCGTCGAGACCAGAAGGCCGAGGTGCGCCGACCGACTCGGGTGACGGCACGTCACCCGCGGCCACGTCGCGAGCGAGTCCGTCGAATCCGCCACGGGTGGAGACGATGTCGTCAGCGACAGTCGTCGCGGCGGCGAAGTTCTCGCCGTCGAGTGGACCACCCGGTGAGAGCAGAGGGTCGATAGGTCGCGCTGAACCGTGGACAGCGTCGGGTTCGACGACCACCGCGACGTCGACGCGCGTCTTCTTGACCGTCTGTTCCTCCGATTCGACCGTCTCGTTGCCGAGTCGCCACGTCTTCGTGGTCTGCTCGCGGGTCGTCACCATCCGAGAGGCCGCCGACGCGACGACGGTGTCAGGGGCGACGGCGGGCGTCCGCGTGGGCAGTGTCGTGACCGACGAAGTCGTCTCAGTCGTCGTGTCTACGAGCGTCCAGTCGGAACCAGCATCGACTGGGGGGTCGCTCGTGTGCTGGACGACGTGAACGTCGGATTCGACCGAGACCGTCGCCCGGTGTGCGTCGGCGACCACGTCGTCGAGTGAGTCACCACCGGTTCCATCGAGGAGTGAGACGAGTGCGTGGTCCGCCGCAGAACCGACGGCCGCCTCGATAGTTTGGTCTGTCGGGATGGTCGACGAGGGCGGGTCGTCTACTTCGTTCGGGGCTGGGAGTGCGTCCGCCAGTGCAGGTGCACCGTTCGCTCCGGTCTGTGACAGGAGGCTTCGGACACCGGTTCTGACGGCAGCACGGCCGACCGCCGCGCGAGCGTCAGCGTCGGACGTCCCGAACGTTTGCTGTTCGGTGAGGAGGACCCCAGCGTTCGTCGCCAACGCGGCGTGTTCGTTCGAGACGATGTTCTCGATGGGTGCACCGGCGTACTGACTCCATCCACGAGTCCACGCTGCTGCCCAGAGTGCTGTCGTGACCGTCGCGTCCAGTGTGCCGCCGTCCGTCGCGCCCGCGTCGAGGCGACGCTCGAAGGTCTCCGTCCGGTCGTGGAGCGCGAGGACTGGCGTTCGGACGCCGACAGTCGTCGTGAGTGACTCGTCGGCGACGCGGGTGCCGTCTCGCTGTGCGCTGACTGCGATATCTTCGACGGTGACGACGAGCATCGTTCCGTTCTCCCGTCCGTCGAGAGAGACGCGGTCCATCGCGCTGCGAAGGGTCGATTCGTTCGTTGGCCGCGGAATCGAGGCCGTCGCGTGGACGCCGCCACGCCGGGCGGAGATGGCTCGAAGCCGTTCTTCGGTGGCGAGGGCGATTCGGAGACGGAGAGAGTCGCGGAAGGTCTGGTTCTCCGAGAGAACCCGACCGACCGTCGTGTTCGCCCGCGTCGTCACGGGATTCGCGGCGGCCTCACGCGCCGCGTCGCGGACTGCTGCTCGAACTGCGGCGTCGGTCTGTGCAGTCGCTCGTTCGACCGCGTCTTCGACTCGTCGGTCCGTGACAGGGTCGTGGGCCGAGAGCGCACCCGAGAACGTCGCACTCCCGACGAGGAGGAGCACCCCGAGCAGGGCGAACGGGACCCGTCCCCGGTCGTCTTCGGCGAGTCTCACGGAGACCACGTCCTGACGACGATGGTGACGCGCCCGACAGCGACAGCGTCGGCCGCGCTCTGGGGGTCGTCGTATCTGGTTCGCATATCGGCGGCGAGACGCGGCGCGAGCGCCGCCGCGAGGTCAGCGTTCGCAACGCGAGTCTCCTCGCGGGCGACTTCCGGGGCGACGGATGCACCGACCAGCGACCCTGCACGGTCGTACCGATGGCGCATCAACGTCGAGACGGGTTCGTCGCCGCGCAGTGCGAGACGGGCGAGCGCCGGTGGAAACAGTCCAGCGACGGTCCGGTTTGCGACGACGCCCGCAATGGCGTCGAACCCGTCGTCGCTGGCGGCGATAGCGGCACCCCTCGCAGGTGGAAATCCGCTCGGTATGTCGACGGTGGCGGCATGGACCGTCGCAGACGACGGCGGCGTCGGGCCGAGCGTATCGGTCGCCCGAATCGGTGCGCCGGGGTACGGCGACCAGTGAACTACAATCTGGACGCCGCGTGCTGGAAGTTCCGACGCGACTCGCGTGGCAACCTGTCGACGCAAATCGTCCCGTGCGTGCGTGAGGCGAACACCATCGACGGTGGTCCCCCCGAGCGTCGCCCGGGCGAGCAACCCGGCGAGACTTCCGTGCGCAGTTCGGCTGAGTTCACGAGAGTCGATACCGTCGGCACCGAGGAGTGATGGGTCGGCGGCGTCGACACCGGGTTCGAGGTCGTACTGAACCGTCGCCGTACTCGTCGTCAGCGACGGTGCGATGCTATCGGCGTCGGGAGTAGTACGACCGATTCCGACCGCACCTCCGTCGACTGCACCCGCGTCGGCGGTGACGACCAGTCCGACGCTCGCACCGACGAGGAGCAGACAGAGCGTCACGTCGAAGACGAGGTCGGTCACGACCACACCACCACACGGAGTTTTCCGAATCCGACACGACCGGGTTCGGTACGGACGCTGACCCGAGTCACAGAACCGTCCGCACCTGTCGGAGAGGGAGGTCCAGCGACTCGCCGAACGTCGTCGACGGCGACGACGATACGACAGGAGTATCCGTCGGGACAGGCCGACCGAGCGTCCGAGAGTCGAGAGAGTTCGACGACGCCCATCTCGTCGGTGAGGGCAGACTCGACGGCAGCGAGTGTTGCCGAATCGAGGTCTCTGTCGGCAGTCGGGTGCGCCCGGTCCAGAACCGTCGCGTACCCCGAAAGCGCGGCGAAGACGACGACCAGCGCAGTGAGGGCGGCGACTGGAGACGTTTGCCCCCTACGCCGAGACGACGGTGACATCCGTTCCCTCCCACGAGACGTGTCGGACGACGAGCGATTCGGCGGCGGGTCGCCACGACGAGTCGGTTCGGTGAGCGTCCGCGACGGCCGCGCGAAACGCCGCAGGCGACTCGAACACGTCGCTCGGTGGCGCACCCACCGCGACAGCACCGAGTCGCGTCCCGGGTGTCGTCGGCACGATTGGCCCGAACGCGAACGTCGCGTGTGCGGCACCACCCTCGTTTCTGAGGCCGATGCGTCGAGCGTCGAGACGGACTGAATCGGCGTTTATCGGGTATTCGGCCGTCGCGTCGTAGTCGGCGACAGCGACGCCATCGACAGTATCGGCGACGCCTGACGCGTCGGGTGCCGGTGTGGTCGGTATCCCGGCGACGACGCCGAGGAGGACCGTCGCGGCGACGGAGAGTGCAGTCCACGTGTACAGCGATTCGAGCGGTGCGTCGAACATAGACCGGGGTGGTCCCGTTCGAGTATTTAAATCTCAGCCCGGTCAGAACAACGCGCCTGCGGCGACGAACGCGGTGAGAAACGTCGCCGTCGACGAGACGAGTGCGCTCCCGACACGCGACGCGACGAGGTGTCTGTCGAGTCCGTCGGCGATACCGACGGCCAGCGTGGTCAAGACGGCGGCCGAGACGAGAACGTACACGCCGACGGCGACACCGAGGTCGCTTGTCGCCATCGGCGCGGCGACTGCGGCTTCGTCCAGTGTCCGTGCTGGCGTCATTCCGTCGGCGAGTGCGACGGTTGCACCTGCGACGAGTGGCCCGAAGAGTGCCGCCGTGTTCGAGAGTGTCTCCGTGACCGAGGCGAGTTCGCGACGTGACTCGGCGTCGAGTCGAGAGAGCGCAGCGAGTTGGTCGGCCATCGAGACGATTGCTCGCCCCGCGGGACGCCCCTCACTGGCGGCGAGTCCGAGTAAGGTGACGACGCCTTCGACCCGAGGACTGGGCACCGAGTCGAGGACGCCGTAGTCGCCGCAAAACGACTCGACGACGCCCACCCGAAGTCGGCGCTGGACGCCAACCGCGTCGCCGAGGAGTGCACCCGCTTCGCCGGGAACCGACTCGGCGGCACGGGCGAGTGCCGACTCGACTGCTTCGCCTTCGCCGACCGCGCGGCCAACGAGGTAGAGCACGTCTGAGAGACTGTCTTCGACCGCTCGCACACGGACACGGAGCGCCATCATCGGCCGGGCGGCGACGTACAGCGCGGTTCCGACGCCAGCACCGACTGCCGCGAGCGGTGCCGCCCACGGGGCGACGACGGCATCGGCAGCGACGAAGCACCCGACGGCGACGACGAGACCAGCGAGTGCGGCGCGGTAGCGATGGTCGGACACCGCCGGGTGGGTGGCGTCTATCGAGAGTGGGGCGAACGCGACGGGCCGACGGACGAGCACCCACGCGACTGTCGCGAGGAGACTGACTGGTAGTACGAAGTCGTACAGGAAGACGACGTGTCCGGTGGAGATGCCGACACCAGCGACCCGTGCAGCAGGAAGCGCGCCGACGAGTGCAAGCGGGAGCAAGACGCCGAACGCGTAGACGGCAGTGACCGGGCCACGAATCTTACCGACGAAGTCGGCGAGGCGGTCACGCGTCCCCTCGCGGACGACTTCGTGCGCTCTGTCGAGTGCACGGTCACGTTCACCTGCGGGAACGTCGGCGGCAGTCTGGAGCAACGCCGCCGACCGGTCGAGCGCAGGGAACCACGAGCGCCACGCAGTCGCGAACGCGCCGAGGCCAGACGTCGGCGTTCCCCGAGCGCGTTCTGTGTGTGCGGCGAGCGAGGCAGAGAGCGGTCCATCGTCCGCGTGGGCAGCGAACGCCACCGCGCGTTCGACCGATGGTTCGATTCGCATTCGGAGCGCGATTCGACCGACGAGTTCGGGGGCGCTACCGAGCGCGCGGGTTCGCTGAAGTGTCGCCAGCCAGATTGGTACGGCGTGAACCGCGTGGGCAGACCCGAGCGCTGCGGCGAGTGCAACCACGAGGACCGTCAGCGTCGGCATTCGGGCGACAGTCGCGAGGGTCCACCCGAGAAGCGCAGCGGGAATCGCGGCCCCGTATCCAGCCTCGACGACCACTTCGGGGTCCGTCTCGGAACCGAGGAACGCGAGCGCACGTCGCAACTCGTCGCTCGGGTCGGCAGACGTCGGTGCGAGTCGTGCGAGCATCGGCGTCAGCGTGTGGGCGACGGCGGTCAGCATCCGGAACCCCCCTCCAAACGCGGTTCAGTGCGGTCGGCAGGGTCCGTCCGACCAGTCTCGGCGAGCGTCGCGAGTCGTCTCGACCGAGTATCGAGCACGGCGAGAACGTCGGCGTACGATTCGCCGGGATTCGAAATCGACTCGATTGCGAGACTATCACCTCGTTCGACCGTTCCGGTCGGTGCGAGCGAAGCGCCGTCGTGGGCGAACAACGTCTCGAACGTCGCGTCTCCCGCCGTCGGACGAACTTCTTCGACGCGAGCGACACGATGTGAGTCCGCGCGCTGGCAGGTGACGACGAGGTCAGTCGCGGCGAACGACGACGCAGGGACTCCCAAGTCGGAGACCACGCGCTCTCGAACGTCAGTCGCGCCGTCGCCGTGAATCGTCCCGAGGACGGCGCTGGCGTTCGCGCCGACGCGCATCGCTTCGTAGAGGACCGCTGCCTCGTCACCGCGGACTTCGCCGACTGCGAGTGCTCCGTCACCCAAACGGAGTGCGGCGTGAAGCGCCTCCTGTGGCGTCGGTTCGGGGCCACCCGTGGTGTCGGTTCGGAGCGTCTGCACGTCTCGCCCGGCGTCTCGGAGACTCGCTGCCGGGAGTTCTGGCGTATCCTCGATGAGGACCGCCCGAACGTCACTCGGGAGTTCCCACAGAAGCGACTCGAGGAACGTGGTCTTGCCAGCACCTCGTGCTCCGGCGACGAGAACCGAGGCACCGCGTTCGACGGCGAGCGAACAGAGGGCCGCGGCCTCTGCCGACAGCGTCCCGTTTCGCACCAACGCGGGGAGTGTCAGCGGCGTCTCGTCGTGTCGGCGGAACGCGAACCCAAGTCCGTCACTCGCCGGTTCGGTGACACCTGCGACGCGAATACTCGTGCCACCCGCGTCGATGACGGTGTCGAGCGTCGGGTCCGCACGCGAGAACGATGCACCGCTCACACGACGGAGACGCGAAGCGAGTGATGCAGCACCGCCGGGTGTGAGGCGCACGTTCGTCGGCATCGCCTCGCTGTCGACGACAACGCGAATCGGATTCTCGTCGGCGGGTGTCGAGACGTACACGTCTGAGACGTGAGCGTCAGAGAACAGGTCGTCGAGGACACCGTGTCCGTGGGTGTGTTTTCTGAGAACCGCGGTGAGCGTATCCACCGGGTCGTCCGCGTCGGCGACGAGACGAACAGCACGGCCGGGTGCCCGTGGCCCGGCATCGACCGCTCCGCGAGCGAGTGCATCGTGTGCCGCCGCGAGCGTCTGCGCCGCGGACGGGGTGAGATTCGACTCCGGCGGGTCGAGATGGTAGTGCGGGCCGTGGCGTGTCTCGTACCGACGCGCGACTGCACCAGTCTCGAGGTCGGTACGTGCGACGAGTCGGGCGTCTGCTGGCGGGTGCGGGTCGATACGTGAGCGTGCGAGCGTCGGCCCGACGACTGCCCGAAGCGCGTCACTGTAGCCCTCGACGTCACTCGCCCCCACTGCGAGTCCGGTTTCGACTGCCGCCCGTCGTATCGGTCCCGCACGCCCAGTCGCTTCGTACGCGGCACCCAACGGGTCGTGTCGGGCGCGTTCGGCCAGTCGGTCGTCGTAGAACCCGACTCGCTCGGCGAACCGGCCGGCGGCGACGAGGAGGCCGACCGCTCCGTCGTCGAATCGACGCTCCACACCGTCGGTTCTGACGACGACGGCGTCCACGTCGCGGTCCTCTAGCGTACTGACGACAGTCGCACGGCACGCCGGCGCAGTTGCGAGCGACCCTCCGTTCGGACAGTCGGCCGCATCCACGACGAGCGTGGCCGTCTCGTCGTCCAGACGGTCCGTCGGGGTCGTAATCGAGGACATACACCGGCAGGTATCGGACGTGTCGTGTTCTATCAGTCGGCCAGCACCGACGGCAACGAGCGCACTGGTGAGTGACTCGGGGAGCGATGCGTG is drawn from Haloferax litoreum and contains these coding sequences:
- a CDS encoding DUF7284 family protein, which encodes MTDLVFDVTLCLLLVGASVGLVVTADAGAVDGGAVGIGRTTPDADSIAPSLTTSTATVQYDLEPGVDAADPSLLGADGIDSRELSRTAHGSLAGLLARATLGGTTVDGVRLTHARDDLRRQVATRVASELPARGVQIVVHWSPYPGAPIRATDTLGPTPPSSATVHAATVDIPSGFPPARGAAIAASDDGFDAIAGVVANRTVAGLFPPALARLALRGDEPVSTLMRHRYDRAGSLVGASVAPEVAREETRVANADLAAALAPRLAADMRTRYDDPQSAADAVAVGRVTIVVRTWSP
- a CDS encoding type II/IV secretion system ATPase subunit; this translates as MPLDFDRSPVRAFSHASLPESLTSALVAVGAGRLIEHDTSDTCRCMSSITTPTDRLDDETATLVVDAADCPNGGSLATAPACRATVVSTLEDRDVDAVVVRTDGVERRFDDGAVGLLVAAGRFAERVGFYDDRLAERARHDPLGAAYEATGRAGPIRRAAVETGLAVGASDVEGYSDALRAVVGPTLARSRIDPHPPADARLVARTDLETGAVARRYETRHGPHYHLDPPESNLTPSAAQTLAAAHDALARGAVDAGPRAPGRAVRLVADADDPVDTLTAVLRKHTHGHGVLDDLFSDAHVSDVYVSTPADENPIRVVVDSEAMPTNVRLTPGGAASLASRLRRVSGASFSRADPTLDTVIDAGGTSIRVAGVTEPASDGLGFAFRRHDETPLTLPALVRNGTLSAEAAALCSLAVERGASVLVAGARGAGKTTFLESLLWELPSDVRAVLIEDTPELPAASLRDAGRDVQTLRTDTTGGPEPTPQEALHAALRLGDGALAVGEVRGDEAAVLYEAMRVGANASAVLGTIHGDGATDVRERVVSDLGVPASSFAATDLVVTCQRADSHRVARVEEVRPTAGDATFETLFAHDGASLAPTGTVERGDSLAIESISNPGESYADVLAVLDTRSRRLATLAETGRTDPADRTEPRLEGGSGC
- a CDS encoding DUF7286 family protein encodes the protein MVSVRLAEDDRGRVPFALLGVLLLVGSATFSGALSAHDPVTDRRVEDAVERATAQTDAAVRAAVRDAAREAAANPVTTRANTTVGRVLSENQTFRDSLRLRIALATEERLRAISARRGGVHATASIPRPTNESTLRSAMDRVSLDGRENGTMLVVTVEDIAVSAQRDGTRVADESLTTTVGVRTPVLALHDRTETFERRLDAGATDGGTLDATVTTALWAAAWTRGWSQYAGAPIENIVSNEHAALATNAGVLLTEQQTFGTSDADARAAVGRAAVRTGVRSLLSQTGANGAPALADALPAPNEVDDPPSSTIPTDQTIEAAVGSAADHALVSLLDGTGGDSLDDVVADAHRATVSVESDVHVVQHTSDPPVDAGSDWTLVDTTTETTSSVTTLPTRTPAVAPDTVVASAASRMVTTREQTTKTWRLGNETVESEEQTVKKTRVDVAVVVEPDAVHGSARPIDPLLSPGGPLDGENFAAATTVADDIVSTRGGFDGLARDVAAGDVPSPESVGAPRPSGLDAWIRADLVSLHQRVRNRSRTVSARAVAAGEVNPAAELAADLRSDRGELVDAPAAYDGVADRARVAVRAAYLDRVLVELDHRANQTAAATGAADEAAQDANVGSLSAAVAAERTARQVLGTTRPAQQTSRPDGVRFVPDADPMYLSLGGLSGSAVPTVDRAGTYHPLVARNTNLFTVPYGDATDTVLEPVFGARRRVSLRVAAHALLAADDTLAVSNGTDETLRERRDTLELAVVRATVPAEEAARDTLTQHTDLGVTERQRVLESTLGRWDDPEHRALAVTNGSAARAIAVSATAPGTVEADLLELRLDDAFRSVRRSRSTTVPQRLTNRTVESTRTVRQDAIASAATDVVRNETEDAVEKRLDDTLDARFDRSFRRVPAGMPVAPVPGYWYATVNVWDVAVAGEFAQFRVHARGGETESLTYARDGSVVALDWDEDGARETVGRGERVAFDVETAIVVAVPPSGIGVGDVDGDADERSAGWDGGPGCTVAADCRAS
- a CDS encoding DUF7285 family protein; its protein translation is MSPSSRRRGQTSPVAALTALVVVFAALSGYATVLDRAHPTADRDLDSATLAAVESALTDEMGVVELSRLSDARSACPDGYSCRIVVAVDDVRRVAGPPSPTGADGSVTRVSVRTEPGRVGFGKLRVVVWS
- a CDS encoding DUF7283 family protein translates to MFDAPLESLYTWTALSVAATVLLGVVAGIPTTPAPDASGVADTVDGVAVADYDATAEYPINADSVRLDARRIGLRNEGGAAHATFAFGPIVPTTPGTRLGAVAVGAPPSDVFESPAAFRAAVADAHRTDSSWRPAAESLVVRHVSWEGTDVTVVSA
- a CDS encoding pilus assembly protein; translated protein: MLTAVAHTLTPMLARLAPTSADPSDELRRALAFLGSETDPEVVVEAGYGAAIPAALLGWTLATVARMPTLTVLVVALAAALGSAHAVHAVPIWLATLQRTRALGSAPELVGRIALRMRIEPSVERAVAFAAHADDGPLSASLAAHTERARGTPTSGLGAFATAWRSWFPALDRSAALLQTAADVPAGERDRALDRAHEVVREGTRDRLADFVGKIRGPVTAVYAFGVLLPLALVGALPAARVAGVGISTGHVVFLYDFVLPVSLLATVAWVLVRRPVAFAPLSIDATHPAVSDHRYRAALAGLVVAVGCFVAADAVVAPWAAPLAAVGAGVGTALYVAARPMMALRVRVRAVEDSLSDVLYLVGRAVGEGEAVESALARAAESVPGEAGALLGDAVGVQRRLRVGVVESFCGDYGVLDSVPSPRVEGVVTLLGLAASEGRPAGRAIVSMADQLAALSRLDAESRRELASVTETLSNTAALFGPLVAGATVALADGMTPARTLDEAAVAAPMATSDLGVAVGVYVLVSAAVLTTLAVGIADGLDRHLVASRVGSALVSSTATFLTAFVAAGALF
- a CDS encoding DUF5791 family protein, translated to MLYDAVARPGTVSPDELRAAYEDEVRAAVDAAGVDAAADVADVSEDILSNGVLELTLEQAASILALTDGNPDADAIAWEFRDHLLMGMTTGILDVDTLAAEVDLDLSGQEIQQAIEGRTAATLSELAAIHHAIAVRNER
- a CDS encoding SDR family oxidoreductase — encoded protein: MRVAILGCGYVGLQLARQLVVDGHDVWGVRRSEAGLDAVADTGAEAVRADVTDEASLAAIPDVDHVVFAASSGGRGADAARTIFVDGLRTAIDHFTARDDPPERLVYTSSTGVYGDHDGAFVDESTPLDPTTDKTRVLAEAERVAREYAAERGLDGTVARFAGLYGPDRYRLERYLDGPVTEGYLNMVHRDDAAGTVAYLLETDRARDDTVLVVDDEPVSKHEFADWLADECGVPRPEKRTKQERLDAGDLSEAARRRILTSKRCSNDYLHELGYEFIHPTYQSGYRAAIDAFRANRS